In Candidatus Bathyarchaeia archaeon, one DNA window encodes the following:
- a CDS encoding hydrogenase iron-sulfur subunit, translating into MGGEQTVVVNVNQDYCSRCSICYSVCPYEAVRRDPETGKVEIDMQKCQVCGICYSACPVFAIEILYYDYNSLVGYVEEMRKKIDTETLVLMCRGNSPSTREVEEILTEQGLSLKNYIPLRLPCSGRVPTEFIFKVLSLGIKNVVSIQCEDLFCRFKEGTKINTRRLFLSRKVLEEFGFDRDTVRVVKYSRKVVYDTLKCVGCDKCVFICPYAAIEAEHFATPRILYDYCMGCGACALVCPHHAIQLKGFEFENVLKRYCDSAIRLKAEGRSPVILVFCCQWSEFSALDNPEAILFKRNAVTLEIPCFKALDPVHVVNALMNGFDGVMAVVCSAEDCKLQEGRDTAERNMTVLRDFLKKAGLLERFELFEASPRNFGSFERKLEAFIQKISALPPAKSLKREA; encoded by the coding sequence ATGGGCGGGGAGCAAACCGTTGTAGTAAACGTGAACCAGGACTATTGTAGCCGCTGTTCAATATGCTATTCAGTGTGTCCATACGAGGCTGTTAGGCGTGATCCGGAAACGGGTAAAGTTGAAATTGACATGCAAAAGTGTCAGGTTTGTGGGATATGCTATAGTGCCTGTCCCGTTTTCGCCATTGAAATCCTCTATTACGATTATAACAGCCTAGTTGGATACGTTGAGGAGATGCGGAAAAAGATCGACACGGAAACCCTTGTGCTCATGTGCCGCGGGAACTCTCCATCAACTCGTGAGGTTGAAGAAATTTTAACCGAGCAAGGCTTAAGTTTGAAGAATTATATCCCGCTGCGTTTGCCCTGTTCCGGGAGGGTTCCCACAGAATTCATCTTTAAGGTTTTGAGTTTGGGAATAAAAAACGTGGTTTCAATTCAATGTGAAGACCTGTTCTGCCGCTTCAAAGAAGGCACAAAAATTAACACTAGACGCCTCTTTCTCAGCAGGAAAGTTCTGGAGGAGTTTGGCTTTGACAGAGACACCGTTAGGGTTGTCAAGTACTCGCGGAAAGTGGTTTATGACACATTGAAGTGTGTGGGTTGCGACAAGTGTGTTTTCATATGCCCTTACGCTGCCATAGAGGCGGAACACTTCGCAACGCCCAGAATCCTATATGATTATTGCATGGGCTGCGGCGCCTGTGCCCTGGTTTGCCCCCACCATGCCATCCAACTTAAGGGTTTCGAATTCGAAAATGTTTTGAAGCGTTACTGTGACTCCGCCATTAGGCTTAAGGCTGAAGGGAGGTCTCCAGTAATCCTTGTTTTTTGCTGTCAATGGTCTGAGTTTTCAGCCCTTGACAATCCAGAGGCTATACTATTCAAGCGGAACGCTGTTACGCTTGAGATACCATGCTTTAAGGCGCTTGATCCGGTGCATGTTGTCAACGCTCTAATGAACGGCTTCGACGGGGTTATGGCTGTTGTCTGCTCCGCTGAAGACTGTAAGCTTCAAGAGGGGCGAGACACGGCTGAGAGAAATATGACGGTTTTAAGGGACTTTTTAAAGAAGGCTGGGCTGCTGGAGCGCTTCGAGCTTTTTGAGGCTTCTCCGAGAAATTTCGGCAGCTTTGAGAGGAAACTTGAGGCTTTCATACAGAAAATTTCAGCTTTACCACCTGCAAAATCCTTGAAAAGGGAGGCGTGA
- a CDS encoding sulfide/dihydroorotate dehydrogenase-like FAD/NAD-binding protein, with translation MRMYEIVRVEELAPKIKLFEVYAPEMAKKAKPGQFIIVIIDEKGERVPLTIAGYDAEKGTITFVFNEVGKTTRQLGMMKPGECIWNITGPLGNPSEIKYFGKVLCVAGGVMIAPMLLQVKALREAGNTVVTVIGARIKELLFFREEMKALSHRLYVTTDDGSEGYKGLDFLKDVLANEKFDRCIAMGPVAMLQTVCELTRPYKIPTIVTLMPIMVDGMGMCGVCRVSVSGQMKFGCVDGPEFDGHLVDFEELIKRQRMFLPEERLSALLWELGGCGCGGKRV, from the coding sequence ATGAGAATGTACGAGATTGTTAGAGTTGAAGAACTTGCTCCAAAAATCAAGCTTTTTGAAGTTTACGCCCCTGAAATGGCTAAAAAAGCCAAGCCTGGACAATTCATAATCGTGATTATAGATGAGAAGGGCGAGCGTGTACCCCTAACTATCGCCGGCTACGATGCGGAAAAGGGAACCATAACCTTTGTCTTCAATGAGGTTGGCAAGACAACAAGGCAGCTTGGAATGATGAAGCCGGGCGAATGCATATGGAACATCACCGGACCCCTTGGAAACCCGTCGGAGATCAAGTATTTCGGCAAGGTTTTATGCGTAGCTGGTGGCGTGATGATTGCGCCCATGCTCTTGCAGGTTAAAGCTCTGCGGGAGGCTGGGAACACCGTTGTGACCGTTATTGGCGCCCGCATAAAGGAGCTCCTTTTCTTCAGGGAGGAGATGAAAGCCTTGAGCCATAGGCTTTATGTGACTACGGATGATGGCTCGGAGGGCTATAAGGGCTTAGACTTTCTGAAGGACGTCTTAGCCAATGAAAAGTTTGACAGGTGTATTGCCATGGGTCCGGTTGCGATGCTCCAGACAGTTTGCGAGTTAACAAGACCCTATAAGATTCCAACCATTGTAACGCTTATGCCTATCATGGTGGATGGCATGGGCATGTGTGGGGTTTGCCGTGTAAGTGTTAGCGGGCAAATGAAGTTTGGGTGTGTGGACGGTCCGGAGTTTGACGGTCACCTCGTGGATTTTGAAGAGTTGATTAAGCGTCAACGTATGTTCCTTCCCGAAGAGCGTTTAAGCGCCTTATTGTGGGAGCTTGGAGGGTGTGGCTGTGGCGGAAAGCGAGTCTAA
- the trxB gene encoding thioredoxin-disulfide reductase, which produces METWDLIIVGAGPAGLTAGIYAARSGLKTLIIEEKIAGGTVGDAPVIENYPGFESISGAELAQKFAAQCRKLGTVIHEFERVEALDLKGEEKIVKTDKGLYKAKAVIIASGSSYSELGVPGEKEFRGRGVSYCGICDGPLFKGKRVLVVGGGNSAVVTALYLAGLASEVKVVHRRDAFRAEEARVKALMEKRNVEVLWNTEVREIKGGNVVEKVVLFNNKTMETFELPVDGVFIQVGEVPNSKLAKEAGVEVDNHGYIVVDVRQRTNILGVYAAGDVTNHPVKQVGTAVGQGITAALEAYGYIRRPYYYRQ; this is translated from the coding sequence TTGGAAACATGGGACTTGATAATTGTGGGCGCTGGACCCGCTGGCCTAACGGCTGGAATCTACGCCGCCAGAAGCGGATTGAAAACGCTGATCATTGAGGAGAAGATCGCCGGCGGAACTGTCGGAGACGCTCCAGTGATTGAAAACTACCCGGGTTTTGAGAGCATAAGTGGCGCAGAGCTAGCCCAAAAGTTTGCTGCCCAGTGTAGAAAGCTGGGAACAGTCATCCACGAATTTGAAAGGGTTGAAGCCTTAGACCTTAAAGGCGAAGAGAAAATAGTCAAAACAGACAAGGGCCTTTACAAGGCTAAGGCTGTGATTATCGCTTCAGGCTCAAGCTACAGTGAGCTGGGCGTTCCAGGCGAGAAGGAGTTCCGCGGCAGAGGCGTAAGCTATTGTGGAATCTGCGATGGTCCCCTATTCAAGGGTAAACGCGTCCTCGTTGTAGGTGGCGGAAACTCCGCCGTGGTTACAGCCCTATATTTGGCGGGGTTAGCTTCGGAAGTTAAGGTTGTTCATAGGCGGGATGCTTTCCGCGCTGAAGAAGCCCGTGTTAAGGCTTTGATGGAAAAAAGGAACGTTGAAGTTTTATGGAACACAGAGGTCAGGGAGATTAAAGGCGGAAACGTTGTTGAAAAAGTTGTTCTATTCAACAACAAAACCATGGAGACCTTCGAGTTGCCAGTTGACGGAGTATTCATCCAAGTTGGCGAGGTCCCTAACAGCAAGCTCGCCAAAGAAGCCGGCGTTGAGGTTGATAATCACGGCTACATAGTTGTTGATGTTCGCCAGAGAACAAACATACTGGGGGTTTACGCTGCCGGCGATGTCACAAACCATCCGGTTAAGCAGGTTGGGACGGCAGTTGGGCAGGGGATAACCGCCGCCTTAGAAGCATACGGCTATATTAGGCGACCCTATTATTATAGGCAATAA
- the gltA gene encoding NADPH-dependent glutamate synthase produces MPKQPPEVRIHNFNEVALGYTEEQALEEASRCLQCPKPQCVKGCPVEIDIPAFIRLLREGKYEEGIKKIKEKNSLPAICGRVCPQEEQCQMMCVLGKVGDPVSIGRLERFLADWERAKGFTIPEKAPPTGKRVAVIGAGPAGLTVAADLAKLGHEVVIFEALHLPGGVLVYGIPEFRLPKNIVQAEVDYIQKLGVEFKFGYLIGRTYTIPELLKDEGFDAVFIGTGAGLPQFLGVPGENLGGIYSANEFLIRVNLMKAYAFPEYDTPIRIGRHVAVIGGGNVAMDAARSALRLGAEQVCVVYRRSREEMPARKEEIENAEEEGIIFKFLATPTRFIGDQKGWVKQMECIRMELGPPDESGRRRPVPIKGSEFLMDVDTVIIAIGRTPNPIIQRTTEGLAVTKWGTIITDENGKTSLEGVYAGGDIVTGEATVISAMGAGKRAARAIHEYLMSKK; encoded by the coding sequence ATGCCTAAGCAGCCGCCGGAAGTGCGGATACACAACTTTAACGAGGTGGCTTTAGGCTATACAGAGGAGCAAGCCCTTGAAGAGGCAAGCCGCTGCCTACAGTGTCCCAAACCCCAATGTGTGAAAGGCTGTCCTGTGGAAATTGACATTCCAGCCTTCATTAGACTGCTTAGGGAGGGCAAATACGAGGAAGGTATCAAGAAGATCAAGGAGAAGAACAGCCTTCCAGCCATTTGTGGGCGAGTCTGCCCCCAAGAGGAACAATGCCAGATGATGTGTGTGCTCGGCAAGGTTGGCGATCCCGTTAGTATTGGGCGGCTTGAAAGGTTTTTGGCGGACTGGGAAAGGGCTAAGGGCTTCACAATCCCAGAGAAGGCTCCGCCCACAGGCAAGAGAGTCGCCGTCATCGGCGCTGGACCAGCTGGTTTAACCGTTGCAGCAGACCTAGCAAAGCTTGGACATGAAGTGGTTATATTTGAGGCTCTCCATCTTCCGGGCGGAGTGCTTGTCTATGGCATTCCCGAGTTCCGTCTGCCCAAAAACATCGTGCAGGCTGAAGTGGACTATATTCAGAAGCTTGGTGTGGAGTTTAAGTTTGGCTATCTTATTGGCAGAACATACACGATTCCAGAATTGCTTAAGGACGAGGGCTTCGACGCCGTTTTCATAGGAACGGGCGCAGGATTGCCTCAATTCTTGGGCGTGCCCGGCGAAAACTTGGGCGGAATATATTCAGCCAACGAGTTCTTGATTAGAGTCAATCTAATGAAGGCTTATGCTTTTCCGGAATATGACACGCCCATAAGAATTGGACGGCATGTTGCAGTTATCGGCGGCGGAAACGTCGCCATGGACGCTGCCCGTTCAGCGCTCCGCCTTGGCGCCGAACAAGTCTGCGTGGTTTATCGTCGCTCCAGAGAAGAGATGCCAGCCCGCAAAGAAGAGATTGAAAACGCTGAAGAAGAGGGCATCATATTCAAGTTTCTGGCGACACCGACACGCTTCATCGGCGACCAGAAGGGCTGGGTTAAGCAGATGGAGTGCATACGCATGGAGCTTGGACCACCAGACGAGTCTGGAAGACGCCGCCCAGTGCCAATTAAAGGCTCAGAATTTCTGATGGACGTGGACACCGTTATAATCGCTATTGGGCGAACCCCCAACCCCATAATCCAACGCACAACAGAAGGCTTAGCCGTCACAAAATGGGGAACCATAATAACCGACGAGAACGGCAAAACAAGCCTTGAAGGAGTCTATGCGGGCGGCGACATAGTCACAGGCGAAGCCACAGTAATAAGCGCCATGGGCGCCGGGAAAAGAGCTGCAAGAGCCATCCACGAATATCTAATGAGCAAAAAGTAG
- a CDS encoding (Fe-S)-binding protein yields MNVQELVQKHKLLECIQCGTCTGSCPVARKANLNIRKYMREVSALGRLTVHPPNELWSCTTCSTCGVRCPKDLNPYEFLIDIRSIAVEEGQIAPTIRDALESIFKNGNPWGRIRSKRAEWSQGLNVKHYSQGAEILYYVGCTASYDPRAQNVAKSLVKCFEAANLIFGVLGEEENCCGSEVYGMGEKGLFEFLVEENMKTFNKYSVKQLVASCPHGFNAFKNRYNQTSFEPLHHTQLLAKLIETGKLTPQKEVNKRVIYHDPCYLGKQNNVYDEPRKVIESIRGVTLLEFDRSRSRSLCCEGGGGRMWVDIPGPRLAEIRVKEAVEVGAEVLAVACPFCMLTMEDAVKTTGNEGKIQVLDVAELLALAL; encoded by the coding sequence ATGAACGTTCAAGAGCTTGTTCAGAAACATAAGCTTTTGGAGTGCATCCAATGCGGCACCTGCACCGGAAGCTGTCCAGTGGCTAGAAAGGCGAACCTCAACATTAGAAAGTACATGCGGGAGGTTTCCGCCCTTGGCAGGCTTACAGTTCATCCGCCTAACGAGCTTTGGAGCTGTACAACATGCTCCACGTGTGGAGTGCGTTGCCCAAAAGACTTGAACCCCTACGAGTTCCTCATAGACATTAGAAGCATAGCAGTAGAGGAAGGTCAAATAGCACCAACCATCAGAGACGCCCTTGAAAGCATATTCAAGAACGGAAATCCATGGGGTAGGATTCGCAGTAAACGCGCAGAGTGGAGTCAAGGACTGAACGTTAAACATTATTCCCAAGGGGCTGAAATCCTATACTATGTGGGTTGCACGGCATCCTATGATCCACGGGCTCAAAATGTGGCGAAAAGCCTCGTGAAATGCTTTGAAGCCGCCAACCTAATTTTTGGCGTTTTGGGCGAAGAGGAGAACTGCTGTGGAAGCGAAGTTTACGGCATGGGCGAGAAAGGACTCTTCGAGTTCCTGGTGGAGGAGAACATGAAAACCTTCAACAAGTACAGCGTCAAACAGTTGGTTGCAAGCTGCCCACACGGCTTCAACGCCTTCAAAAACAGATACAACCAGACAAGCTTTGAGCCGCTACATCACACTCAACTATTGGCGAAGCTCATCGAAACTGGAAAGCTAACCCCTCAAAAAGAAGTGAATAAGAGGGTTATCTATCACGACCCCTGCTATCTCGGTAAGCAAAACAACGTCTATGACGAGCCCCGCAAGGTTATCGAAAGCATAAGGGGCGTCACGCTTCTCGAGTTTGACCGTTCAAGAAGCAGAAGTCTATGCTGTGAGGGCGGCGGTGGCAGAATGTGGGTTGACATCCCGGGACCCCGTCTAGCGGAAATCCGTGTCAAGGAAGCTGTTGAGGTTGGAGCCGAAGTTTTGGCAGTTGCCTGCCCCTTCTGCATGTTAACCATGGAAGACGCCGTTAAAACCACAGGGAATGAGGGTAAAATCCAAGTTCTAGACGTGGCTGAGCTGCTGGCACTAGCCTTATAA